A section of the Pseudomonas tritici genome encodes:
- the gspM gene encoding type II secretion system protein GspM: MNKVQRLRSQAQVFWRGLALREKRMLGGAGLVLASLLTWLVLVQPALKKIDYWQAETPKLRAQAAALQVLLQDVAAPRQGDETALRQALDGAGLQGHYQLQALEPGGWRLTFDNAPADAVVGWLLGNARAFSLEVSEARLQRTLDTVDNSAGTVSGTVRMDQALGAKEAS, from the coding sequence ATGAATAAAGTGCAGCGACTGCGCAGCCAGGCCCAGGTGTTCTGGCGCGGCCTGGCCCTGCGCGAAAAACGCATGCTCGGCGGCGCCGGCCTGGTCCTGGCGAGCCTGCTGACCTGGCTGGTGCTGGTGCAGCCCGCGTTGAAGAAGATCGACTACTGGCAGGCCGAAACCCCCAAGTTACGTGCCCAGGCCGCCGCTTTGCAGGTGTTGTTGCAGGATGTCGCTGCGCCTCGCCAGGGCGATGAAACTGCGTTGCGCCAAGCCCTCGATGGCGCCGGCCTGCAAGGCCATTACCAGTTGCAGGCGCTGGAACCCGGCGGCTGGCGCCTGACCTTCGACAACGCCCCGGCCGATGCGGTGGTGGGGTGGCTGCTGGGCAATGCCCGCGCGTTTTCTCTGGAGGTGTCCGAGGCGCGTTTGCAGCGCACCCTCGACACCGTCGATAACTCGGCCGGCACTGTGTCCGGGACCGTTCGCATGGATCAGGCGCTTGGCGCTAAGGAAGCTTCATGA
- a CDS encoding alginate export family protein, whose product MKRRTGWGLAVLWPLLAGGVHADEQATRPTIKANRWQEDWSVLQNPALRTQPLDNLKYIPLSAANPFTYLSLGATLRERFEMNDASGFGVRDVKRDRYLIQRFQVHADLHLNENWRVFTQLEDVRAYDKTTIGGADQNRVDLRLAFAEYVNAFSSGTLKARVGRQDFAFDLQRFISSRDGPNVRQSFDALWADWETSNWRFIGIASQPVQYQDGRHFDDKSNSDARFHMVRVERLVGGKNELSAYYGVYERSAAHYLDADGDETRHLFDARLGGAAMGFDWDIEAMLQSGSVGNKDIRAWAGGSRTGYTFDSLAWKPRLGLQLDIASGDRKTGDGTVGTFNPLFPNGYYFSLAGYTGYSNLIHFKPSITVKPIDKLSVQTAIGLLWRQTTSDAVYTQPNLPVAGTAGSGDRWTGAYAQLRTDYVFNANLTGAVEAVHYDVGQTLRDAGGDDSNYLGVELKFSW is encoded by the coding sequence ATGAAGCGTCGCACAGGCTGGGGCCTGGCCGTGCTGTGGCCGCTGCTCGCCGGCGGCGTCCACGCCGACGAGCAAGCGACACGCCCGACCATCAAGGCCAACCGCTGGCAGGAAGACTGGTCGGTACTGCAAAACCCGGCGCTGCGCACGCAGCCGTTGGACAATTTGAAGTACATCCCATTGTCAGCTGCCAACCCGTTCACCTACTTGTCCCTGGGCGCCACGTTGCGCGAGCGCTTCGAGATGAACGATGCCAGTGGTTTTGGCGTGCGCGATGTGAAGCGTGATCGCTACCTGATCCAACGCTTCCAGGTGCATGCCGACCTGCACCTGAACGAAAACTGGCGGGTGTTCACCCAGCTTGAAGACGTGCGCGCGTATGACAAGACGACGATCGGCGGCGCCGACCAGAACCGCGTCGACCTGCGCCTGGCCTTTGCCGAATACGTCAATGCCTTCAGCAGCGGCACGCTGAAAGCACGTGTCGGGCGCCAGGATTTCGCTTTCGACTTGCAGCGCTTCATCTCATCGCGGGATGGCCCGAACGTGCGGCAATCCTTCGATGCGCTGTGGGCGGACTGGGAGACGTCGAACTGGCGCTTTATCGGAATTGCCAGCCAGCCGGTGCAGTATCAGGACGGGCGCCACTTCGACGACAAATCCAATAGTGACGCACGCTTCCACATGGTGCGGGTCGAGCGGCTGGTGGGCGGTAAAAACGAACTGTCGGCCTACTACGGCGTGTATGAACGCAGCGCGGCGCACTACCTTGACGCGGACGGCGACGAAACCCGCCACCTGTTCGACGCCCGCCTGGGCGGCGCGGCCATGGGCTTTGACTGGGACATCGAAGCGATGCTGCAAAGTGGCTCGGTGGGCAACAAGGATATCCGCGCCTGGGCCGGTGGCAGTCGCACGGGCTACACCTTTGACAGCCTGGCCTGGAAGCCGCGCCTCGGCCTGCAATTGGACATTGCCTCGGGCGACCGCAAGACCGGGGATGGCACTGTCGGCACATTCAACCCGCTGTTTCCCAACGGCTACTACTTTTCCCTCGCAGGCTACACGGGCTACAGCAACCTGATCCACTTCAAGCCGTCGATCACCGTCAAGCCGATCGACAAGCTCAGCGTGCAAACCGCCATCGGCCTGCTCTGGCGGCAAACCACCAGCGATGCGGTGTACACCCAGCCCAACCTGCCGGTGGCCGGCACCGCTGGCAGCGGTGATCGCTGGACCGGCGCCTACGCACAACTGCGCACTGACTATGTGTTCAACGCCAACCTCACCGGCGCCGTCGAAGCCGTGCACTACGACGTCGGCCAGACCCTGCGCGATGCGGGCGGTGATGACAGCAATTACCTGGGGGTCGAGCTCAAGTTCAGTTGGTAA
- a CDS encoding type II secretion system protein GspJ codes for MNNAQQGFTLIEVMVAIMLMALVSVIAWRGLDSVTRADQHLQASTEQTEVLLRALNQMQRDISLRASVELAVPSAPEDGAAKTEGLAAVTVRSSDSKGFRLDVIRSAPVAGDGLQRVRWWLKGDSLYRAAAPARDRYPLPAAKDGVVVLTGVSDLQVRVWEADKGWRQLSGNRREDPLGLEISLVRQTPLGVEKYRQVVGPLRSLN; via the coding sequence ATGAACAACGCCCAGCAAGGCTTCACCCTGATCGAAGTGATGGTGGCGATCATGCTGATGGCGTTGGTCAGCGTGATCGCCTGGCGCGGCCTCGACAGCGTGACCCGCGCTGATCAGCATTTGCAGGCGAGCACCGAGCAAACAGAGGTGCTGCTGAGAGCGTTGAATCAGATGCAGCGGGATATCAGCTTGCGGGCCAGTGTTGAACTCGCCGTCCCCAGCGCGCCGGAAGATGGGGCGGCTAAAACAGAGGGGCTGGCTGCGGTGACGGTGCGCAGTTCCGACAGCAAGGGCTTTCGCCTGGACGTGATCCGCAGCGCCCCGGTGGCAGGTGACGGGCTGCAACGGGTTCGCTGGTGGCTCAAAGGCGACTCGTTGTATCGGGCAGCGGCGCCCGCGCGGGACCGCTATCCGCTGCCGGCAGCGAAGGATGGCGTGGTGGTGTTGACCGGCGTGAGCGATTTGCAGGTGCGGGTGTGGGAGGCGGATAAGGGATGGCGGCAGTTGAGTGGTAATCGCCGCGAGGACCCGCTGGGGCTGGAAATCAGCCTGGTGCGGCAGACGCCGCTAGGCGTGGAAAAATATCGCCAGGTGGTGGGGCCGTTGAGGTCGTTGAACTAA
- the gspG gene encoding type II secretion system major pseudopilin GspG — translation MDIARLTSPLPGPRGQRGFTLIEIMVVVVILGILAAMVVPKVLDRPDQARATAAKQDIGGLMQALKLYRLDHGTYPSMNQGLKVLVERPADAKNNNWRAYLERLPNDPWGHPYHYLNPGANGEVDVFSLGADGQPDGDGVNADIGSWQL, via the coding sequence ATGGATATCGCGCGCCTAACGTCCCCATTGCCAGGCCCTCGCGGGCAGCGTGGCTTCACGTTGATCGAGATCATGGTGGTGGTGGTCATCCTCGGGATCCTGGCCGCGATGGTGGTGCCCAAGGTCCTCGATCGGCCGGACCAGGCACGGGCCACCGCAGCGAAGCAGGACATCGGCGGGTTGATGCAGGCGTTGAAACTCTATCGCCTGGACCACGGCACTTATCCGAGCATGAACCAGGGTTTGAAAGTACTGGTGGAACGCCCGGCGGATGCGAAGAACAACAACTGGCGCGCCTACCTGGAACGCCTGCCCAATGACCCTTGGGGCCACCCTTATCACTACCTCAACCCGGGCGCCAATGGCGAGGTCGACGTGTTCTCCCTCGGCGCCGACGGCCAGCCGGATGGTGACGGCGTGAATGCCGATATCGGCTCCTGGCAGTTGTAA
- a CDS encoding FecR family protein → MNIFSLSTARQSAASPLHDEARDWLLLLTSGRATVADAKALQAWCAQSTEHAQAFEQAKALWRDVVPALEQVSQPRSFGRRAFLGGAIAASAAVVMVRAGVPGGFAGLTADYRTEVGEQRQVMLSEGISLELNTQTRISRVGQGIELLEGEVEVLAHIAQPLKVQAGEGWVSAAQARFNVRNTDHNVCVTCIEGSLMVDIAGRSVRLDGGRQLTYGNVGVSEVTTVDTQAVVAWREQVLVFNNATLATVVDEINRYRPGMLVLLNRELGQRRVQARFSLQQLAGVALLIRDAYGAKCTELPGGVVLLS, encoded by the coding sequence TTGAATATTTTTAGCCTCTCCACTGCCCGGCAATCCGCCGCCAGCCCCCTGCACGATGAAGCCCGCGACTGGCTGCTCCTGCTGACCTCGGGCCGCGCCACCGTGGCCGACGCCAAGGCCCTGCAGGCCTGGTGCGCGCAGAGCACGGAACATGCCCAAGCGTTCGAACAGGCCAAGGCGTTATGGCGCGACGTGGTCCCGGCCCTTGAACAGGTGTCGCAACCGCGCAGCTTTGGCCGTCGTGCCTTCCTGGGCGGTGCGATTGCTGCCTCGGCGGCCGTGGTGATGGTCCGTGCCGGCGTACCGGGCGGTTTCGCCGGACTCACGGCGGACTACCGCACCGAAGTCGGCGAGCAGCGCCAGGTGATGTTGAGCGAAGGAATAAGCCTGGAACTCAATACCCAGACGCGCATCAGCCGAGTGGGGCAGGGCATTGAATTGCTTGAGGGTGAAGTCGAGGTGCTCGCCCACATTGCGCAGCCGCTCAAGGTCCAGGCCGGCGAAGGCTGGGTCAGTGCGGCGCAGGCCCGCTTCAATGTGCGCAACACCGACCACAACGTGTGCGTGACCTGTATCGAGGGCTCGCTCATGGTGGACATCGCCGGGCGCAGCGTGCGCCTGGACGGTGGCCGGCAACTGACCTATGGCAACGTCGGGGTCAGCGAAGTGACCACGGTAGACACCCAGGCGGTGGTTGCCTGGCGTGAACAGGTCCTGGTGTTCAACAACGCCACGCTGGCGACGGTGGTGGATGAGATCAACCGCTATCGACCGGGGATGCTGGTGTTGCTGAACAGAGAACTCGGCCAACGCCGGGTGCAGGCGCGGTTCAGCTTGCAGCAGTTGGCAGGGGTGGCGTTGTTGATTCGCGATGCGTATGGGGCCAAATGTACGGAATTGCCGGGTGGAGTGGTGTTGTTGAGTTAG
- a CDS encoding NAD(P)-dependent alcohol dehydrogenase produces the protein MAKTYSYAAQNAKDSLKPFTFERRSPGADDVQIDILYCGVCHSDLHTARNEWNNTLYPSVPGHEIVGRVTAVGANVSQFNVGDLAGVGCMVDSCQHCASCAEGEEQYCESGFTGTYNGPVFGGENTFGGYSDSIVVKEKFVLRISHDASNLAAVAPLLCAGITTYSPLHHWKVGPGKKVGIVGLGGLGHMAVKIAHAMGAHVTLFTTSPNKREDGLRLGADQVVVSKNPDEMAKVANSLDFILNTVAAPHDLDAFLNLLKRDGTMTLVGAPDSPHPSPTVFNLIFKRRSLAGSLIGGIQETQDMLDFCAKHGIVSDVEMIDIQGINEAYERMLKGDVKYRFVIDMDSLKKESHAA, from the coding sequence ATGGCCAAGACTTACAGCTACGCCGCCCAGAACGCCAAGGATTCCCTCAAGCCCTTTACCTTCGAGCGCCGCTCGCCGGGGGCGGATGATGTACAGATCGACATTCTCTATTGCGGGGTTTGCCACTCCGACCTGCACACCGCGCGCAACGAATGGAATAACACCCTGTACCCCTCCGTACCCGGCCATGAAATCGTCGGCCGCGTCACGGCAGTAGGCGCCAATGTCAGCCAGTTCAACGTCGGTGATTTGGCGGGTGTCGGCTGCATGGTCGACAGCTGCCAGCACTGTGCGTCCTGTGCCGAGGGCGAGGAGCAGTACTGCGAGAGCGGCTTTACCGGCACCTACAACGGCCCGGTATTCGGCGGCGAAAACACCTTTGGCGGCTACTCCGACAGCATCGTGGTCAAGGAGAAGTTCGTGCTGCGCATCTCCCACGACGCTTCCAACCTGGCCGCCGTCGCGCCGCTGCTGTGCGCGGGCATCACCACCTATTCGCCGCTGCACCACTGGAAGGTTGGCCCCGGCAAGAAGGTCGGTATAGTCGGTCTCGGTGGCCTGGGCCATATGGCGGTGAAGATCGCCCACGCCATGGGCGCGCACGTCACGCTGTTCACCACCTCACCCAACAAACGCGAAGACGGCCTGCGCCTGGGCGCAGACCAAGTGGTGGTATCGAAAAACCCGGACGAAATGGCCAAGGTCGCCAACAGCCTGGATTTCATCCTCAACACCGTCGCCGCACCGCACGACCTAGACGCCTTCCTCAACCTGCTCAAGCGCGACGGCACCATGACCCTGGTCGGTGCACCCGACAGCCCGCACCCGTCGCCCACCGTGTTCAACCTGATCTTCAAGCGCCGCAGCCTGGCCGGCTCCCTGATCGGTGGCATCCAGGAGACCCAGGACATGCTGGACTTCTGCGCCAAGCACGGGATTGTCTCGGACGTGGAAATGATCGATATCCAAGGCATCAACGAGGCGTATGAGCGGATGCTCAAGGGCGATGTGAAGTACCGGTTTGTGATTGATATGGACAGCTTGAAAAAGGAAAGCCACGCGGCTTGA
- a CDS encoding VOC family protein, producing the protein MCKKVRTVSLAVTLLAGAMMGSAFAATPAVAVAPQYDTSHVYVAPADVDRFAQSFLATFGGKSTAQVVVNVLPVPSSTTSQLLQTPAGTVSLFGFTTPIPHPFGQERNGYLVKDMDAALKAARENGAAVIVSDFPDPIGRDAVVQWPGGVNMQLYWHTKTPDYAAFQTVPENRVYLSADRADSFIKSFLGFSHGKVLADDRHAPGVDIGQASGTYRRVDIESPFGRMAVLVTNGQLPYPFGHETTGYQVADLAATLGKATGSGATVLVPAFDSKGRRSALVEFPGGYVAEIHQLNAAK; encoded by the coding sequence ATGTGTAAAAAAGTGAGGACGGTATCGCTGGCTGTCACGTTGCTGGCCGGGGCCATGATGGGCAGTGCCTTTGCGGCAACACCCGCGGTAGCGGTGGCCCCGCAATATGACACCAGCCACGTCTATGTGGCGCCGGCCGATGTCGACCGTTTTGCCCAGAGTTTCCTGGCCACCTTCGGCGGCAAAAGCACGGCCCAGGTGGTGGTGAACGTGCTGCCGGTGCCGAGCAGCACCACCTCGCAATTGCTGCAGACCCCGGCGGGCACGGTGTCGTTGTTTGGCTTCACCACGCCGATCCCGCACCCGTTCGGCCAGGAGCGCAACGGTTACCTGGTCAAGGACATGGACGCAGCGCTCAAGGCCGCCCGGGAAAACGGTGCGGCGGTGATCGTCAGCGACTTCCCCGACCCGATCGGGCGTGACGCCGTGGTGCAGTGGCCAGGCGGCGTGAATATGCAGCTCTATTGGCACACCAAGACCCCGGATTACGCCGCGTTCCAGACCGTGCCGGAAAACCGCGTGTACCTCAGCGCCGACCGTGCCGACAGCTTTATCAAGTCGTTCCTGGGCTTCTCCCACGGCAAAGTCCTGGCCGATGACAGGCACGCACCGGGCGTGGATATCGGTCAAGCCAGCGGCACTTATCGCCGCGTCGACATCGAGTCGCCGTTCGGCCGCATGGCGGTGCTGGTCACCAACGGTCAACTGCCCTACCCGTTCGGCCATGAAACCACCGGCTATCAGGTGGCTGACCTGGCGGCGACCCTGGGCAAGGCCACTGGCTCCGGCGCCACAGTGCTGGTGCCTGCCTTTGACAGCAAAGGCCGTCGCAGCGCTTTGGTCGAGTTCCCGGGCGGCTATGTCGCGGAGATTCACCAACTCAACGCGGCAAAATGA
- the gspH gene encoding type II secretion system minor pseudopilin GspH, translating to MKQQGFTLIELMVVLVIIGIASAAISLTIKPDPLHLLRKDAERLSQLLQVAQAEAHADGRPITWRADAKGFRFNRQRDDGTGIETFKNDDQLRPRLWESTPMQINIEPRQTLVLNAEWINPPLRVVLSDGQHSLSLQRDAAGLMRVVSQP from the coding sequence ATGAAACAGCAAGGCTTCACCCTGATCGAACTGATGGTCGTGCTGGTGATCATCGGCATCGCCAGCGCCGCCATCAGCCTCACGATCAAACCCGACCCACTGCACCTGCTGCGCAAAGACGCCGAGCGCCTGAGCCAACTGCTGCAAGTCGCCCAGGCCGAAGCCCACGCCGACGGCCGCCCCATCACCTGGCGGGCCGATGCCAAGGGCTTTCGCTTCAATCGTCAAAGGGATGATGGGACAGGTATCGAGACGTTTAAAAACGACGACCAACTGCGCCCACGGCTATGGGAAAGCACGCCAATGCAAATCAACATCGAACCCCGGCAAACCCTGGTGCTGAATGCCGAATGGATCAACCCACCGCTGCGGGTGGTGCTGTCCGATGGGCAACACAGCCTCAGCCTGCAACGCGACGCCGCCGGCTTGATGCGCGTGGTGAGCCAGCCATGA
- the gspK gene encoding type II secretion system minor pseudopilin GspK, which yields MKRYSPPAAKQRGMAIISALLIAAVVAVLAGAMLTRQTVFTRSLEAEQLRIQGQWLLQGGLERSRQMLWDARQKDVLTRLDQPWARAQGGVFEGRIVDEQGKFNLRNLVNRQQVDTEQLQSFERLCRLIGVDPAVSRRISQRVIASYVPPAKYPMLRSLDDLSGIEGLDPIVLQRMQAYISVLPGPTWVNGNTASAEVLSAVVPQLSVSQAHGLVAERDGGHWFINRGDFVNRLRLPHIEVDSVQVGITSEWFRLQGQARREQRRVTIDALLHRPEDREPRVIWSRVGV from the coding sequence ATGAAACGGTATTCGCCCCCAGCGGCGAAGCAGCGCGGCATGGCGATTATCAGCGCGTTGCTGATCGCCGCGGTGGTGGCGGTACTGGCCGGCGCCATGCTCACGCGCCAGACCGTGTTCACCCGCAGCCTGGAAGCCGAGCAGTTGCGCATCCAGGGCCAATGGCTGTTGCAAGGTGGCCTTGAGCGCAGCCGGCAGATGCTCTGGGACGCGCGCCAAAAAGACGTGCTGACCCGCCTCGATCAACCCTGGGCCCGTGCCCAAGGTGGCGTGTTTGAGGGGCGGATTGTGGACGAGCAGGGCAAGTTCAACCTGCGTAACCTGGTCAATCGCCAGCAGGTGGACACCGAGCAGTTGCAGAGCTTCGAGCGGCTGTGTCGCCTGATCGGCGTCGACCCGGCGGTGAGTCGGCGTATCAGCCAGCGAGTGATCGCCTCTTATGTCCCCCCCGCCAAATACCCGATGCTGCGCAGCCTGGATGACTTGAGCGGGATCGAAGGTCTCGACCCTATCGTGTTGCAGCGCATGCAGGCGTATATCAGCGTGTTGCCGGGCCCTACCTGGGTCAACGGCAATACCGCCAGCGCCGAAGTGCTCAGCGCGGTGGTGCCACAGCTCAGCGTGTCCCAGGCCCATGGGCTGGTGGCCGAGCGTGACGGTGGGCACTGGTTTATCAACCGCGGGGATTTCGTCAACCGCTTGCGGCTGCCCCACATCGAGGTGGACTCGGTGCAAGTGGGCATTACCAGTGAGTGGTTCCGCTTGCAGGGGCAGGCTCGCCGTGAGCAGCGGCGGGTGACGATTGATGCGTTGTTGCATCGCCCCGAAGACCGCGAGCCACGGGTGATCTGGTCGCGGGTGGGTGTATGA
- a CDS encoding TonB family protein, whose translation MCALVLLLLLAGGRTALAASPLLSLDLPAQDLEHALQAYSRATGMAVLVDRELTRGRRSIGVRGRFTAQEALAMLLTGSGLMARYARNDAFTLQTPQVSQPPPTQGAAARSVARINNSYATALQHAIETSLCRSPLTRPGSFRALVQVWVNPDGVIEHSRLVSSTGDEQRDEALVRSLSAARVERPAPSSMRQPVTLLLMPDTTGTRMECTVAKGTWGG comes from the coding sequence ATGTGCGCCCTGGTCTTGCTGTTGCTGCTGGCCGGTGGTCGTACGGCACTGGCAGCGTCACCCCTGCTGTCGTTGGACCTGCCGGCGCAGGACCTGGAGCACGCACTGCAAGCCTACAGCCGCGCCACCGGGATGGCGGTGCTGGTGGACCGCGAGTTGACGCGGGGCCGGCGCTCGATTGGGGTGCGCGGGCGCTTTACGGCGCAAGAGGCACTGGCGATGTTGCTGACAGGGAGTGGCCTGATGGCACGTTATGCACGCAACGATGCGTTTACCTTGCAGACACCGCAGGTCAGCCAGCCGCCGCCCACCCAGGGTGCGGCTGCACGCAGCGTCGCGCGGATCAACAACAGCTACGCGACGGCGTTGCAACACGCCATAGAAACCAGCCTGTGCCGTTCGCCGCTGACCCGGCCCGGTAGTTTTCGCGCGCTGGTGCAGGTATGGGTCAACCCGGACGGGGTGATTGAACACAGTCGGCTGGTCAGTTCCACCGGCGATGAACAACGCGATGAAGCACTGGTGCGCAGCCTGAGTGCGGCCCGGGTCGAACGCCCGGCGCCGAGCTCAATGCGCCAACCGGTGACTTTACTTTTGATGCCCGACACAACAGGAACGCGCATGGAATGCACAGTAGCGAAAGGAACCTGGGGCGGATGA
- the gspI gene encoding type II secretion system minor pseudopilin GspI, translating into MYGRRKEQGFTLIEVLVALAIIAVAMAAAVRVAGLMTQSNGLLRDKSIALLAAQSRLAELRLEGHLRSGKKNFECDQGRLKLRCEQTINADGRLFQVNLQVLDASREAPPLARLDTQVMAE; encoded by the coding sequence ATGTACGGCCGACGCAAGGAGCAAGGTTTTACCCTGATCGAGGTGCTGGTGGCGCTGGCAATCATCGCCGTGGCCATGGCCGCCGCCGTGCGCGTGGCCGGGCTGATGACCCAGAGCAACGGCTTGTTGCGCGACAAGTCGATCGCGTTGCTGGCGGCGCAAAGTCGCCTGGCGGAGTTGCGCCTGGAGGGGCACCTGCGCAGCGGCAAGAAAAACTTCGAGTGCGACCAGGGCCGCTTGAAACTGCGGTGCGAGCAGACCATCAACGCCGATGGGCGCCTGTTTCAGGTCAACCTGCAGGTGCTCGACGCCAGCCGCGAAGCGCCGCCACTGGCCCGCCTGGACACCCAGGTCATGGCCGAGTGA
- a CDS encoding RNA polymerase sigma factor, with amino-acid sequence MKNTGHSPMVSLFLASYEDFKVRLRKRLGSEDLANDVLHETYLRVDRMDVPPNLQQPNAYLYRMALNIAADRRQADARLLTGSEVEELLQSADEAQDPSRVVGGQKEIQSLVKALYELPARRRKILIAARLEEAPHLEISQRFGISTRMVEKEIKAALGHCAKRLERKVIQRFGPGAGKPS; translated from the coding sequence ATGAAAAATACCGGGCACAGTCCGATGGTCAGCTTGTTCCTGGCCTCCTACGAAGACTTCAAGGTGCGTTTGCGCAAGCGCCTGGGCTCGGAGGACCTGGCCAACGACGTGCTGCACGAAACCTACCTGCGGGTCGACCGCATGGACGTGCCGCCGAACCTGCAACAACCCAACGCCTACCTGTACCGCATGGCCTTGAACATCGCCGCCGACCGCCGCCAGGCCGACGCGCGTCTGCTCACCGGCAGCGAAGTGGAGGAACTGTTGCAAAGCGCCGACGAAGCCCAGGACCCGTCGCGGGTGGTGGGTGGCCAGAAAGAAATCCAATCCTTGGTCAAGGCCCTCTACGAACTGCCGGCACGCCGCCGCAAGATCCTCATCGCCGCGCGACTGGAAGAAGCCCCGCACCTGGAAATTTCCCAGCGTTTCGGCATCTCCACGCGCATGGTCGAGAAGGAAATCAAGGCAGCCCTGGGCCACTGTGCCAAGCGCCTGGAAAGAAAAGTGATTCAGCGGTTCGGTCCCGGGGCCGGAAAACCGTCTTAG
- the gspL gene encoding type II secretion system protein GspL — protein MKRLRIGLPPLDQLTLESQVKFAWLDRGVVIEEGYASLAQLGKARQAVECFLHPRDSLLTSLELPPLPAAKTAAAVACAAQALILGPVEQMQVAHGPRESDGRVQVAWVPKAALERLAQVPLKLRGVYPAPYALPVGTAALDEGYLLTRDSLQQGAVHPLGLQALGVQRVDAQQRWSGPVPTWGLHGRLRQPSTAGWGRALACVALATAIWTVGLNLYAARQVDEGQRLKALMSQQVRQAFPELPVVLNPLQQARQQLAARQTGAAADPGQRFTSLLQLAGSSLPFMVGSVDNLTFEQGRLHVELLADSRNPTAEGEWQAALAQAGFTATRDDHAWTIGPAPAAEKPGASDE, from the coding sequence ATGAAACGCTTGCGCATTGGCTTGCCGCCGCTGGATCAGCTGACCCTTGAGAGCCAGGTAAAATTTGCCTGGCTGGACCGTGGCGTGGTCATTGAAGAGGGCTACGCAAGCCTGGCGCAGTTGGGCAAGGCCCGCCAGGCCGTGGAGTGTTTCCTGCACCCGCGCGACAGCTTGCTCACCAGCCTGGAGCTGCCACCGTTGCCGGCCGCGAAAACGGCGGCCGCCGTAGCCTGCGCCGCGCAGGCGTTGATCCTGGGCCCGGTGGAACAGATGCAGGTGGCCCACGGCCCGCGTGAAAGCGATGGGCGCGTGCAGGTGGCTTGGGTGCCCAAGGCTGCTTTGGAGCGGTTGGCGCAGGTGCCACTCAAGCTGCGCGGCGTGTACCCGGCGCCCTATGCCTTGCCGGTGGGCACTGCGGCGCTGGACGAAGGTTATCTGTTGACGCGTGACAGCCTGCAACAAGGCGCGGTGCACCCGTTGGGCTTGCAGGCGCTGGGCGTGCAGCGGGTGGATGCGCAGCAACGTTGGAGTGGGCCAGTGCCCACATGGGGGTTGCACGGTCGCCTGCGCCAACCCTCGACTGCCGGATGGGGCAGGGCGCTGGCGTGTGTGGCGCTGGCGACGGCCATCTGGACCGTTGGGCTCAACCTGTACGCCGCGCGCCAAGTGGATGAAGGTCAGCGACTCAAGGCCTTGATGAGCCAGCAGGTGCGCCAGGCGTTTCCCGAATTGCCGGTGGTGCTCAACCCCTTGCAACAGGCCCGTCAGCAATTGGCTGCGCGACAGACCGGCGCGGCCGCAGACCCAGGGCAACGCTTCACCAGCCTCCTGCAACTGGCGGGCAGCAGCCTGCCGTTCATGGTCGGCAGCGTCGACAACCTGACCTTTGAACAAGGCCGCTTGCACGTGGAATTACTCGCCGACAGTCGTAACCCGACGGCTGAGGGTGAATGGCAGGCGGCGTTGGCCCAGGCCGGCTTTACGGCCACCCGCGATGACCATGCCTGGACCATTGGCCCGGCGCCGGCAGCGGAAAAGCCAGGGGCCAGCGATGAATAA
- a CDS encoding type II secretion system protein N has translation MAFAHRFTLAHGVQALGVLAALAGLAVWTPLLLTSAESHTPQATPQALAARSDNPALQWFSNAPTALQVKVTGVLAGARGAVAILSLNDGPPRSFLLGERLSPGVRLTAIEGDGVEIERGGEKLRVNLDKLPQGPALPMLTRP, from the coding sequence ATGGCATTTGCCCATCGTTTCACCCTGGCCCATGGCGTGCAGGCGCTGGGTGTGTTGGCCGCACTGGCTGGCCTGGCGGTCTGGACGCCGCTGCTGCTCACCAGTGCCGAATCCCATACGCCCCAAGCCACGCCCCAGGCATTGGCGGCGCGCAGCGATAACCCGGCGCTGCAATGGTTTTCCAATGCGCCGACGGCGCTGCAGGTGAAGGTCACCGGCGTGCTGGCAGGTGCTCGTGGTGCGGTGGCCATCCTCAGTCTGAATGACGGCCCGCCGCGCAGTTTTCTGCTGGGTGAGCGCCTCAGCCCCGGCGTGCGGCTGACGGCCATCGAAGGCGATGGTGTGGAGATAGAACGCGGTGGCGAGAAACTGCGCGTCAACCTCGACAAGCTGCCGCAGGGGCCCGCGTTGCCCATGCTCACTCGGCCATGA